DNA from Elaeis guineensis isolate ETL-2024a chromosome 2, EG11, whole genome shotgun sequence:
GTAAAGTTTCAGCTTTGTATCCCTCACTTCAGTCTCATACGTGAAGAAGCAGCTGGTAATCCCCCACTGCATTAGCTTGGGAGGGTATGAAAACCTCGCATCCctttctccccctctctctttgtATCCCTCACTTAAAGCATGTTTTCCCCACCAAGAAACATCTTTCCATCCATTTGTTTGTTTCAACAGAATATTAACATTCTGCAAACTGTATTTCCAAATCTAAACATAACATTTTCCTTCCCCATGGAaaggtttcttttctttttctttttccccctcttTCACGTAATACTCTCATTCATATGGgggttttgaagaaaagaaaaccgGTCAGACAGGTTGCAGTAACGGGACTTTATCATCAGATTCCTCTTATTTTACTTCTTGTTTTCTtcacaatttttttattttttttgatggcaATGGAAATGAATTCTGAATTATTTTATGTGAACTAACAGATGAGAGCGGGTCCAAAAGCAGGGCAGCCACATCGCTTGCCATCCATTTCTCCTCGATAAACCTCATTCTGTGCTGCTGGAGAAGAGGAGAGTGAAGATCATGGTCACCAGCCTGCCAAACGGGGAACGCAGGATCGATGAAGTAGACGAAGGAGTTTTCTATTGTGTTTGGTGTCAACTTCGTGCTCCTTACCTTCTTTCCTACGGGGATACGCTCCTTGCTTGTAAGCAAGGGTACGTGAGAATTCTTGTTGGATATATGTGGGTTTCGTGTGTTTAAGGATTTTTGAATAATTTCGTTCTTTTGTCGTTTCTTAAGACTAAATTTATTGCATGATGGCTAGGGAAAGCTTTTACGCAGAACAAGctgtttttaattaatttatatatatatatattagattataatTCCATGCGATGGATGGATTACGGGACTCGGAGAGATCCAAAGATCTCAAAAGAGCAGCTCACACAGCCACAACTCGCATAAAATCCATATCCTTCGGAAAAAATTCAAGCGGAACTTAAAAATCtcctctaatctctctcaagCGTTTTCCTTTTTCATAGTTCTTTGAAAAAGATAATgaagtgagaaaaaaaataaaaaaaatgactgATTAGAAATTATGCAATAATGTACCATACACCTTTGTTCTTCTTGAAACGAggttagatttattattttttttaaaaatacttctGTTATTTGCCCTTTTGGAAGGATTTTTGCTTCTTAATTTCTTTTAGGTTTATTCGTACTCTTTGACGTAAAGTTCTAAGATATAATATGGATGTGACAAATAATGCTATCTTCCGTATGTTTCTCAAAAATGGATCCAATTCTTCTACCACCCCTCCTATTCTCTCCTCTCATCCACACCAATATCTCATTCTTCATTATTTTTGTGAGGACCCATTTAATCACCCAactcaaagaaaaaaataccCCTTCCTTCTCCCAACCTGCCTCATTGCCGTCTCGCACGACCACCTCTGCTGCTTACAGAGGAGGCCCGGATCTAGTATCCCACCACCCTTTCGTCATGGTCATCGTTGTCATCTTCCTCTTCTAattttctccctctcttctcctactGCGCACTAAAAGACGATGCCCTCGTCGGATCCCATAAGCCATCCCCTgcttctcttccctctctctataCATCAGTCCCCTTGCGTCGGGAATCGGGTGGCCATTGCTTCCCCTGCAAGATCGATTTTAAATTGTGCAAAATCCATGtccttaaaaaaaatctaagcgGAACCTAAGAATcccctctaatctctctcaagtgctctcctttttCATAGGTCtttgaaaaagataatgaaatgaaaaaaaaaaatcgctaGTTAGAAATTGTGCAATAACGTGCCATGCACCTTTGTTCTTCTTGAAACAAGGTTAGATTTGCTTTCTTTTAAAGAAATGCTTCTGTTATTTGCCCTTTTGGAAGGATTTTTGCTTCTTAATTTCTTTTAGATTTATTCATACTCTTTGACATAAAGTTCTAAGATATAATATGGATGTGACAAATAATGCTATCTTCCGTATGTTTTTCAAAAATGGATCCAATCCTTCTACTACCCCTCCTATCCTCTCCTCTCATCCACACCAATTTCTCATTCTTCATTATTTTTGTTAGGACCCATTTAATCACCCAACCCAAAGAAAAAAATACCCCTTCCTTCCCCCAACCCGCCTCATTGCCGTCTCGCACGATCACCTCTGCCGCTTACGGAGGAGGCTGGGATCTAGTATCCCACCACCCTTTTGTTATGGTCATCATTgtcatcttcttcttctaattttttcacTCTCTTCTCCTATTGCACACCAAAAGACGATGCCCTCGTCGGATCCGATAAGCCGCCCCCTacttctcttccctctctctataCATCAGTTCCCTTACGTCGGGAATCGGGTGACCGTTGCTTCCCCTGCAAGGTCAAAGATGCCTTCCCCTTTCACTCTCTTTCTACCGCTTCTCCACCGGCGGCCTCGCCATCGACACCTTCGGTGATGGCTTCTGCGAGCAGGAGGTTTTGGAACTTCTGCTAGCAttactcaagagtctcaatcgagTGGGAGGCTTGAAGTGAATGAAGCCGTTGAATAGAAAAGCTTAGGTGATCGATTGTTTTCATGTGGCTCCCTCTCCCTTTTTTTCAAAACCCCATGTGTCAAACGGAGGCTGTACaaatacaaaattttttattttaatatatatatatatatatatatatatatatattatggttATTTCTTTCTCCCCTCATTTCAATGCTTTAGGCTCAATGATGATCAGCTTTTGTTAGATCTTGATAAACTATGTGATGTTTTGATCACCAATGTGCATGCGATATAATCCGTGTCAGGAGATTATTAAGGTGTCTTCCATTTTTCTTGTAGAAGAAAAAGTAACATAATCAAAAGGTTTTCCAATATAAAGGCAAGGCTTGTTCAAAGATCTTGGATTCTCATCTTACACCCTTCAAGAATTAATGCCTGTTATATTTAATCTCTCTCGTTGCTGATTTTGATTTTTATCTGTTTGTATCTGTCTATTTTGTTGCTGGTTTCTCCAAAGTCATTTATATTCATTTCCAATCTCAAGAAATGAACGAATGGGAAAaactcattttcttcttcttcaaaaaaaagaggaaaagtcTATAGGTTTCTGAAGTTCTTTATATCTCCATCATATCTTTCTCTTCCTGTGATAGAAATGCTGATGAAGGTCTTCGCTTGTTGCTATTTGATTGCAGCAAAGGCTCTGTTACATTTTCATAGCAGAGCTGCTGGCATCATGGACTGGTGATGGCATAAAACAAATAAAACTCTCTTCCTGCATAGGTATTATTGACACCAAGTTTAGAGTAGATGGTCTGCATCTCCGATCCCTGCTGCATATAGACCTTCCCCTTCGAGGGGATGTTGGGAATGTGTCTCCAAAGCTTGACAATTTGCTAGTCCGCGAATTCCCTGTGACTGTCTCTTTGCTAGGCGGGCCAAGAGCAAGACAAGCATTGCCAAGGATCGAGCAGATGAGCATACTATGAAGAGCAATATTTTCCTTCCCAATAGTACTATAGCGCAACTTGTCAAATTCCAACTTGCTAAGCTTCAAATTGAGCAATCTTTTCAGATTATAGAAGTACTTCTCGGCTTTTTGCCGCCCAATCTTCTTAAAAAGCTGAGATTTTAGCTCCATAGTATCAACTCGAGAATACTGCTGATGAGATGGCATTCTGACCTCCAATTTTCAAACAATCACCAAAATGCATCTCCCCTAATTTATCTCTTACAGACCATTACAACCCAGAAAACAAAACCCTAATAATAAAGCTATCTTCTTGTTTCCGAGAACATAAAACTCAAAAATCTAGTCTGAGTGTCCGGGTAGTTACAGCAGATCGGATCGCTTTGGCGCCGAAGATTACTTCTCTAGATTATAATAGACCTAACATATTGTACTTATCTACATTACATCAATGAGAAAAAACCTCCTGAGTTAGGTTTTCACTAACTCATTTACgtcaaaaaaattgagtagatgGTCTGGATTCTTATTACATTTTCCTGCTCTTTATCATATAGATTCCCTTTTGATCAATCCTTTGTTATGTGTCCTATTGTTTCTTTCGTCAAGGTTTGGGACTGCAGAAAAGCCGTAGAGGATTGTTTGCCGGAGCTGGATTGCCAAAGGGAAAGAATGTATGCATCGTTGGAGCAGGAGGTCTAGTaccttttgtttgtcttctttgaagtgttaaattttaTGTCTCGAAATttggtccatattgagcccacagctaggtccacgatgaaaaatgaagtctaATGAgtccaagatcatcccaaacggaaTCTGGATGAAGGAGATACGTCCGATTGAAATTGACATGAAATTCGGAGCAGTGGAAGACCGGCGGCGGCCGGCGGTGGGCTTGCGGAGCGGTGGTGGGGGCGGCCGCGGGAGTGTGAAGCgcatcccaggcccaggcccgagcGCGCAGCCCGAGATCGGGCACACGTGCGTGCGCgggggtgcggcccaggcccacgcacaCGTGCGCGGGGTATCACAGGCCCAGATATcccggtccacgatggatcgaGCGGTGCATGGTTGGGCCCGTGAATCGAGGGAGCATTTCCCCTCAGTTTCTcacggtccatcatggaccgaacggtGTTTCACTTGCATTTCTCGTGGTCTACGACCTATTCCATGGACTGTGTCGTGATCTGAGGGTCCTAAGCACTGTTGATCTCGATTCGACGGTTCAGGAGAGTTCCTTGGGTGTTGTGAGGAGTCCTTATCCTATTCTAACTTATTTTTTAAGTCTATAAAAGTCTGATCCAAGAGCAAGAGAGGGAGCGTGGCGTGGTCGATTTCGTTCAGCAGAGAAATCAGAACCCAGAGAGAGAGCAGACGTGAGGCGCTGAGAGGAGTAGGAGCAGGACTCCTGGACAGCAGACAGCGGTTGCTTTAGGAGTTCGGAgggtctttctagagagagagcttttgtgaggagaacttcctcTGAGGGAAAGATTGGGTATCGAGAGTTGAGGGTGTGatttctcttgtaattttttctcttttctcatagtgaagtttgcatgccccatagagATGAGCctttttttgactgatccacgtatttgattattttttattttatttttctttctttctgttgcaACATGAGGTTTcgaaaaggtcttggaaggtggtatcctgaccagacattcactttcaagtggtatcagagcgaagcggtaccaggatgcagattgcagcggtggtgagcaagattgaagatagagaagacagatcaatcaagatgaagatcaacaagtttgatggaaagagtaatttctccttatggtAGACAAGGGTAAATGATGTAATATCTGACaggattgattgatgctctcttatgcgataaGGAGCAAACcatcatggaggtgcaggattggagaaggctacagatgcaggcggtgagtaccatccgcatatatctagtggat
Protein-coding regions in this window:
- the LOC140855276 gene encoding uncharacterized protein: MPSHQQYSRVDTMELKSQLFKKIGRQKAEKYFYNLKRLLNLKLSKLEFDKLRYSTIGKENIALHSMLICSILGNACLALGPPSKETVTGNSRTSKLSSFGDTFPTSPRRGRSICSRDRRCRPSTLNLVSIIPMQEESFICFMPSPVHDASSSAMKM